One part of the Hippoglossus hippoglossus isolate fHipHip1 chromosome 11, fHipHip1.pri, whole genome shotgun sequence genome encodes these proteins:
- the LOC117770758 gene encoding CD59 glycoprotein-like isoform X2 gives MRSSLLLCLAFSLAMFGFGDSLQCYSCPDGSSNDCEVKQDCNQGEDSCLKLTSTGKTFTTCMRHADCDFMTLAVRYAEPDFTFSCCQSALCNGQEKSTFQKFKEWFG, from the exons ATGAGGAGCTCGCTGCTGCTGTGCCTGGCCTTCAGCTTGGCCATGTTTGGATTTG gcgACTCGCTGCAGTGTTACTCGTGCCCTGACGGCTCCTCCAACGACTGTGAAGTCAAGCAGGACTGTAACCAGGGTGAAGACAGCTGCCTCAAACTCACCAGTACAG GAAAGACCTTCACCACATGTATGAGGCACGCAGACTGTGACTTCATGACTCTGGCCGTCAGATACGCCGAACCCGACTTCACCTTCTCCTGCTGCCAGTCGGCCCTCTGCAATGGCCAAGAAAAAAGTACCTTTCAGAAATTTAAAGAATGGTTTGGctaa
- the LOC117770758 gene encoding CD59 glycoprotein-like isoform X1 translates to MACLLFVLVLSHKVSSSRAESHFLLIHRFSDVTVLSVTMRSSLLLCLAFSLAMFGFGDSLQCYSCPDGSSNDCEVKQDCNQGEDSCLKLTSTGKTFTTCMRHADCDFMTLAVRYAEPDFTFSCCQSALCNGQEKSTFQKFKEWFG, encoded by the exons ATGGCTTGTTTGCTCTTTGTGTTGGTTCTGTCACACAAAGTTTCATCCTCGCGAGCTGAAAGTCATTTTCTTCTCATCCACAG aTTCTCAGACGTGACGGTGCTTTCAGTCACCATGAGGAGCTCGCTGCTGCTGTGCCTGGCCTTCAGCTTGGCCATGTTTGGATTTG gcgACTCGCTGCAGTGTTACTCGTGCCCTGACGGCTCCTCCAACGACTGTGAAGTCAAGCAGGACTGTAACCAGGGTGAAGACAGCTGCCTCAAACTCACCAGTACAG GAAAGACCTTCACCACATGTATGAGGCACGCAGACTGTGACTTCATGACTCTGGCCGTCAGATACGCCGAACCCGACTTCACCTTCTCCTGCTGCCAGTCGGCCCTCTGCAATGGCCAAGAAAAAAGTACCTTTCAGAAATTTAAAGAATGGTTTGGctaa
- the LOC117770759 gene encoding LOW QUALITY PROTEIN: zinc transporter ZIP4-like (The sequence of the model RefSeq protein was modified relative to this genomic sequence to represent the inferred CDS: deleted 4 bases in 4 codons; substituted 1 base at 1 genomic stop codon) has protein sequence MSSSSGLFLLLHVFSVWGAFGSVSGSPALEEVYQAVVSVVSPGQQSLSGASLGFLFNTLEKRVQCGAVSCGKCNLTGGVHQLFGNHSIHGEDEAGRVSHNETIGVSQFSDLAAGSVLYLTSPGPVCDAIIEGRWGEETEHFLHRVTHHEQHEHLEHEEGRTQHDHEHIDVHQLETVLVELRRHYEPSHNESCLTASDIMAEVNASLPDQRQEVGAVLGRVLYHALQGHCFVSESLPEESFFLDYILARLGSENFAVGDLEALMRSLNIGSDHEHGHESHGDEPHGDAHQEDEHQEDEHAHHDDSGARRRRRRSSHEGHGGNRTWDKRCFSAEELVLIFSLDCKQLCLLGSVRRGPAQPGVRPADTERSLRRHDRASETRXSTKTERYIYATIANVVITLASMFGIVLLLLAPRVPVCFQFCVQFCISLAVGSLTGDALLHLLPVFLGLHSHADNGGGHDHQEETPDYIYKMLVVIAGIYYFYLMETVFSLIAYRDNHSHHHHQHHHAEESEPHHCDHGRVLEMYQQERKQRQDKSASKADLVAYEDNKVRTREQRLLPYMITIGDGIHNFADGLAIGAAFSLSWKSGLATSLAVLCHELPHELGDFAILLHSGVSVRRALPSKHRQCHDLVHSLYIALSVATDQTTQQWIAAVTAGLFLYVGLADMLPTMVHISNKRPWLMFLLQNVGLLTGWGILLLLSLYEERISF, from the exons ATGTCTTCCTCCTCCgggctcttcctcctcctccatgtgttCTCCGTGTGGGGTGCGTTCGGCTCCGTGTCGGGGTCTCCCGCCCTGGAGGAGGTGTATCAGGCCGTGGTGAGCGTCGTGTCCCCGGGGCAGCAGTCTCTGAGCGGGGCTTCGCTCGGCTTCCTCTTTAATACGCTGGAGAAACGTGTGCAGTGCGGAGCAGTGTCGTGTGGAAAG TGTAATCTAACAGGTGGCGTTCACCAGCTGTTTGGCAATCACTCCATCCACGGGGAGGACGAAGCTGGAAGAGTCAGCCATAATGAAACCATCGGCGTCTCCCAGTTCAGCGACCTCGCCGCCGGCTCCGTCCTCTACCTCACTTCTCCTGGCCCGGTCTGCGACGCGATCATTGAGGGGAGGTGGGGCGAGGAGACGGAACATTTCCTCCACAGGGTCACACATCATGAGCAGCACGAGCACCTGGAGCACGAAGAAGGCAGGACTCAACATGACCACGAACACATAGACGTTCACCAATTAGAGACTGTGCTTGTAGAGCTCCGTCGCCACTATGAGCCGTCACACAATGAG AGCTGTCTAACAGCCAGCGACATCATGGCAGAAGTCAACGCATCGTTACCAGaccagagacaggaagtgggcGCAGTTTTGGGCCGAGTCCTGTATCACGCTCTGCAAGGTCACTGCTTCGTCAGCGAGTCCCTGCCTGAGGAGAGCTTCTTCCTGGATTACATCCTGGCCCGTCTGGGGTCAGAGAACTTCGCTGTCGGGG ATTTGGAGGCTCTTATGAGAAGTCTGAACATTGGGAGTGACCACGAACATGGGCACGAATCCCACGGGGACGAACCCCACGGGGACGCACACCAAGAGGACGAACACCAAGAGGACGAACACGCCCATCATGATGACAGCGGTGcaagacggaggaggaggaggagcagccatGAGGGACATGGAGGAAACCGCACCTGGGATAAG CGCTGTTTCTCGGCTGAAGAGCTGGTCCTGATCTTCAGCCTGGATTGCAAACAGCTCTGCCTCCTCGGTTCGGTCCGACGTGGCCCGGCTCAGCCCGGCGTTCGTCCAGCAGATACTGAGCGGAGCCTGCGCAGACATGACAGAGCAAGTGAAACCAGATGATC CACCAAGACGGAGA GATACATCTATGCAACCATCGCCAATGTGGTGATAACACTCGCGTCCATGTTCGGCatcgtgctgctgctgcttgcaCCTCGTGTACCAGTGTGTTTCCAGTTTTGTGTCCAGTTTTGCATCAGTCTGGCTGTAGGTTCACTGACTGGAGATGCCTTATTGCACCTGTTACCCGTG TTTCTAGGTTTACAC TCGCACGCAGACAATGGCGGTGGCCACGATCACCAGGAAGAAACTCCAGACTACATTTACAAGATGTTGGTGGTGATAGCCGGGATTTACTACTTTTACCTGATGGAAACCGTC TTCTCTCTGATCGCATACAGAGATAATCACAGCCATCACCATCACCAGCACCATCACGCC gaAGAATCTGAGCCTCATCACTGTGACCATGGGAGGGTTTTAGAGATGTATCAGcaggaaaggaaacaaagacaagacaAGTCGGCCTCAAAAGCAGATCTG GTCGCCTATGAAGACAACAAAGTGCGCACAAGAG AACAGCGTCTGCTGCCTTACATGATCACCATCGGTGACGGGATCCACAACTTTGCAGACGGCTTAGCGATAGGTGCAGCTTTCTCCCTGTCATGGAAGTCTGGTTTGGCCACGTCTCTGGCTGTGCTGTGCCATGAGCTACCACACGAACTGG gGGATTTTGCCATTTTGCTGCACAGCGGCGTGTCCGTACGCAGGGCGCTGCCTTCTAAACATCGCCAGTGCCATGACCTCGTTCATAGCCTGTACATCGCTTTGTCGGTCGCCACTGACCAGACAACCCAACAGTGGATAGCCGCCGTCACCGCGGGACTCTTTCTGTACGTGGGACTGGCTGATATG ctccccACCATGGTCCACATCAGCAACAAGAGACCCTGGCTGatg tttctgctgcagaatGTCGGCCTTCTCACCGGCTGGGgaatcctgctgctgctgtcactttACGAAGAGAGGATCAGCTTTTAA